The DNA segment CATCATGAATTTGAcgaaaatttgcttttatgtgTTCATTTTACTAAGTTTTGTGTACCGCCCCATTTGAGGTGCGCTGGGAATAGGAGGCACCGTGGTTTTTGCTACGGGCCCTTGTACTCCCAGCTTCAGTAAACTATATTTAGAACTATTTTAccgtatttttatatgttttgttaTTTACAGGTTGAACGTTCACGAAATTATATCGGCATTAGAAGATGATCATAATATACTGTCTGCAGATATATTTATCACACCACCTGAAAACAATGACTTCAGCGATGAAGACAGCGGAAGCGAAGAAGCGGGAGAAATAGGTAATCTTACGCGTCGGCAACTACTAGCAGAAGCTGAGGTGCGATGCCAGCTACCATCAGCAGATGGGGTCCTGGAAACCGTAGATGGAATTCCATTTATAAATCAGGATGAACAGGAACAACAGCCGTCCGCGTCTCAGTCAAATGAACCACCTGCAAAAAAATCTAAGACTATTGTCACGAGGAAGTGGAGACAAAAAGATATAGCTGCAAACCCTGAAAGGGAGTCGATGCAACCTGATTTCGTTTTAGATAAGGATAATCCATTAGATTTTTTTGAGATGTTTTTTGACGAAGAAGTTTTCGAGCTCCTGCGGTCTAGCACGGAACAAAATGCAATTGCAAAAGGACATGTCAATTTTCGAGTCACtgttgaagaaattaaaaactttatcggtattttgcttttgtcagGCTACAATAGCGCTTCACGCTATAGATTATACTGGGATCAAAGTATTGACACTCATCATCCAGGAGTTGCATCATGCATGACTCGTAATcgttttgaagagcttttacGTTTTTTTCATGCATGCGATAACAACCGCCTACCTTCTGACGATAAGTTTGCAAAAGTAAGGCCACTGTGGAATCTTATGAATGAGAGATGGCTAAAGTTTTATCCCGGAGACAAACATTTGTCTATCGATGAGTCTATGGTACCTTATTTTGGAAAACATGGCGCAAAACAACATATTCACGGTAAACCAATACGTTTTGGCTATAAGATTTGGTCACTGTGTACACGATTGGGTTATCTTATTTATGGAGAACCTTACCAAGGAGCTAAAACTGGTAACACCAATCCAAATCTAGGCGTTGGAGGCTCTGTAGTGACAAATTTGATTTCGAAACTGCCAAGTGATAACCACTACAGTTtctatattgataattttttcacttctttACGTTTACTAGACGAAGTAAGTCAGATGGGTCATGTTATCACTGGTACATTACGTGCTAATAGAACAGAAGGTGCCCCGCTAAAAGACATCAAGGAGATGAAAAAGACATCACGGGGTTCGCACCACCAAATTACGGATTTATCATCCAACATAACTTTAGTGCgctacaacgacaacaacatcGTAACTATTGCCTCAACGGAAAGCGGTGTTCATCCGATTGGTAAGGTGAAGAGATGGTGCGGCAATAAAAGAGTAGACGTAGATCAACCGCATTGCTATctattatataacaaatatatgggCGGAGTCGATCGACTCGaccaaaatgttggaaaatatagaatttcaaTAAGACTGAAGAGATGGTATTGGCAAATGATAATGTTCCCCATAAATGCCTGTGCTAATAATGCTTTTCAGTTATACCGAGTTTCACCAGCAGGCCAAGCTAAAGACGCTCATGATTTCTTGTCTTTTACAAGATACATTGTGCAGACTTATTTGATACTTGGCAAACCTTCTACATCCATAGCAAAACGCATTGGAGGCAAGACACCGTTAACTACGAAAAGTAAGCTGCCAGATTCGGTAAGGCTGGATGGGAAGGAACACTATATCATTAGAAACGAAACTCAAATTCGATGCCGCGAATGTCACAAGAATACGAAATTCAAATGCAGTAAATGTGGAGTTGGCCTCCATCAACATTGTTCTCAAGCTTTTCATAccataaagtaattttttttctctcataTCAACTTTGATTTTTAGCTTACGTTTATAATTGATCTTATATATTGtgatttatcataatttttgtgtacttattctttatttactaataaaaacCATTCAAAATAATAACCGACTTCGCATACAAAACCCGAAGGCATATTTTCCCAGCGCCCCATTTAAGGTGCGGTCCTGAATTTCAGCcagtatagaaaatatttttgataaaagctTATTTTCATGTTATTTAGAGCCTACTCACTAGATAGacatagaaaaaaaacatttttctatgTAATATCACACCTTGGGATAATATGGGTTAATTAGTTAATGACTTGCTGTAAGTGTTTGCACCTTCcttcatttataataatattagacATATGTAATATTCGTTCAGATgtctatatatgtgtatacgcTAGGGTTCAAatgaaagttttaataaatattacatactaGCGACCTCAGAGCATTCTTTTACTTAATAAATCTTcgctcaaaaataaaatcataaagcaTATCACGAAGTTGCACCGTTGGAATAGAATTTGCACTTCTCATTAAtacgtaaaaaataattactcgATGGAGTGATAAGTCTTCGCTGGTAAGCCAGCgtgtcaaatgaaagtataattttagttttggttcatttctttcaagaaaaaactgaatttttctaCAGATTTGGTAAATTTGTATTCACTAAGTGAAGATATGAAGAGGAGCGAAACGTatcaaaaatatctaaaaaatattccatttcgaGCGAAAGAATTATTTtggaaacttcaaaaaaaggaaaatatgtaAGATTCAATACGATAGAGGTTCAAGGTCACAATTTTCCATACATGCTGACCGACCTCCTCTCTACTGGCGTAGAAATCGCTTTCGCGGTTATaggcgagttaacaacagcgcgccagtcgtttcgcgaagccaggtccttctccacctggtccttccaacggagtggaggtcttcttcttcctctgcttcccccggcggctacg comes from the Bactrocera neohumeralis isolate Rockhampton chromosome 2, APGP_CSIRO_Bneo_wtdbg2-racon-allhic-juicebox.fasta_v2, whole genome shotgun sequence genome and includes:
- the LOC126751329 gene encoding piggyBac transposable element-derived protein 3-like, which encodes MNSRRGLNVHEIISALEDDHNILSADIFITPPENNDFSDEDSGSEEAGEIGNLTRRQLLAEAEVRCQLPSADGVLETVDGIPFINQDEQEQQPSASQSNEPPAKKSKTIVTRKWRQKDIAANPERESMQPDFVLDKDNPLDFFEMFFDEEVFELLRSSTEQNAIAKGHVNFRVTVEEIKNFIGILLLSGYNSASRYRLYWDQSIDTHHPGVASCMTRNRFEELLRFFHACDNNRLPSDDKFAKVRPLWNLMNERWLKFYPGDKHLSIDESMVPYFGKHGAKQHIHGKPIRFGYKIWSLCTRLGYLIYGEPYQGAKTGNTNPNLGVGGSVVTNLISKLPSDNHYSFYIDNFFTSLRLLDEVSQMGHVITGTLRANRTEGAPLKDIKEMKKTSRGSHHQITDLSSNITLVRYNDNNIVTIASTESGVHPIGKVKRWCGNKRVDVDQPHCYLLYNKYMGGVDRLDQNVGKYRISIRLKRWYWQMIMFPINACANNAFQLYRVSPAGQAKDAHDFLSFTRYIVQTYLILGKPSTSIAKRIGGKTPLTTKSKLPDSVRLDGKEHYIIRNETQIRCRECHKNTKFKCSKCGVGLHQHCSQAFHTIK